The following are encoded in a window of Etheostoma spectabile isolate EspeVRDwgs_2016 unplaced genomic scaffold, UIUC_Espe_1.0 scaffold517, whole genome shotgun sequence genomic DNA:
- the LOC116686863 gene encoding leucine-rich repeat and transmembrane domain-containing protein 2 yields MKNPNQYGGSHLESLACAVLSGLVLVLLGLLGSVHGCPAGCTCYGNTTDCSAVGLLSLKPILGQLDQDSLILRLPHNNLSSLGTTDLSNLSSLDLLDLSQNHFSTLQPGAFSSLSGLRCLNLSANYLGVPRLVTPDPNNGTEVPQNRSQGSVGLSRDVFRGLWRLRGLDLSSNGLLWLPKGVLDGLQRLAWLSLAGNRLAALDRVTFEPLVGLQQLRLAGNPWECDCKLRDFKHWMEWMIYRDGQVDAMQCSLPGDLKGRDIRSVPAEMFSHCLQSGTREGAPGYGTRPPCPPGRISSNDECIRQRYRPVSVRRAHGTQIVAGVICGTVCVMMVVAATYGCVYASLMARYQKEMRSRGPPLMAESGGDTDPEDGQTSSPTSPEETLPKERCGIVHGYRISSF; encoded by the exons ATGAAGAACCCGAACCAGTATGGTGGAAGTCACCTGGAGAGTCTGG CGTGTGCAGTGCTGTCCGGTCTGGTCTTGGTTCTCCTGGGACTGCTGGGCTCGGTCCACGGCTGTCCCGCTGGCTGCACATGCTACGGTAACACCACCGACTGCTCCGCCGTGGGCCTTCTCTCTCTGAAGCCCATCCTGGGACAGCTGGACCAGGACTCTCTGATCCTCCGCCTACCCCACAACAACCTGTCGTCCCTGGGCACGACCGACCTGTCCAACCTCAGCAGCCTGGATCTCCTGGATCTCTCCCAGAATCACTTTTCCACCCTGCAGCCCGGGGCTTTCTCGAGCCTGAGCGGCCTGCGCTGCCTCAATCTCTCCGCCAACTACCTCGGGGTACCTCGCCTGGTGACCCCTGACCCCAACAACGGCACAGAAGTCCCCCAGAACCGAAGTCAAGGGAGCGTTGGCCTGAGCAGGGACGTTTTCAGGGGGCTGTGGCGGCTGCGGGGGCTCGACCTGTCCTCCAACGGCCTCCTGTGGCTGCCCAAAGGCGTGCTGGACGGGCTTCAGAGACTCGCCTGGCTGTCCTTGGCCGGCAACCGGCTGGCGGCCCTGGACCGAGTCACCTTCGAGCCCCTGGTGGGGCTGCAGCAGCTCCGCCTGGCGGGAAACCCCTGGGAGTGCGACTGCAAGCTGAGAGACTTCAAGCACTGGATGGAGTGGATGATTTACAGGG ATGGGCAGGTGGACGCGATGCAGTGCAGCCTCCCGGGGGATCTGAAGGGCCGGGACATCCGCAGCGTGCCGGCCGAGATGTTCAGCCACTGCCTGCAGTCCGGGACCAGGGAGGGCGCGCCGGGTTACGGCACGCGGCCCCCGTGCCCACCCGGCCGCATCAGCAGCAACGACGAGTGCATCCGCCAGCGCTACCGGCCGGTGAGCGTCCGCCGGGCGCACGGCACGCAGATAGTCGCGGGCGTGATCTGCGGCACCGTGTGCGTCATGATGGTGGTCGCGGCGACGTACGGCTGCGTCTACGCCTCCCTGATGGCGCGCTACCAGAAGGAGATGAGGAGCCGCGGGCCGCCGCTGATGGCCGAGTCCGGAGGCGACACGGACCCGGAGGACGGGCAAACGTCATCGCCGACGTCTCCAGAGGAGACGCTGCCCAAAGAGCGCTGCGGCATTGTGCACGGGTATCGAATCAGCAGCTTCTGA